Within Cucumis melo cultivar AY chromosome 4, USDA_Cmelo_AY_1.0, whole genome shotgun sequence, the genomic segment ATGCATCTTAaacacagactataataacaaagataatattataataacacaTACTATAATAATCTACGTCCAAAAGACAAACTATGAAAacagactataataatctacaCTTCAAACACAGACTATAAATCTGCACTCCAAATACAGACCATTATAATATCCAAACTATTATGATCTCCAAACTATTATAGATCATTGTTTCTAGATAGAAAttatactatattatatattatttccttaaaaaacaaacaaactatgttataattatttagaaatattCAAAAGTCAAATAGTCAAAACCCTAAAAAACCTCCGAATTTCTCCCTGAGAAAATTGGCCTTTCGTTCGACGATTTCTCTTCGACTCGACCAGAGTCGACCTCTACCAGACGCCGCCATGGTTGGAAAGCTCAAAGAGGACTCTACCATCAGCGAACAACTGGCCCAAAAGCCTTTCGAAAAACCCGATTCCAAAgccgagaagaagaagaagaagaagaagagagacaGGGACTCGGTTTGTTTAGAAGAAAATGAAGTTAGTCCAAAGACGAAGTTACAGGAAGGAACTGACTCAGAGCTtcacaagaagaagaaaaagcacAAGAAATCAAAAGATGTAAGTTTAGACATCAAAACCTCCGACGAGAAAGAAGAGGCGAAGGTGGATGAAAATTCCACCGATGGGTCCGTGGTGGTCACTGGTAAAGATGTGAAGGAGGCAAAGTTCGTACCGCTTAAGTCGTTTGTCGAAGCGGGACTTCCAGATGAAGTATTGGAGTGTTGTCGAACTTTCAAAAGCCCGTCGCCTATTCAATCCCATGCTTGGCCGTTCTTGTTGCATGGTCGAGACTTTATTGGAATTGCCGCAACTGGATCAGGTAATTTGTGGAATTGGCTTTTAGCATTTTGTGATGAGATCATAATCATCTATATTGTGTAGTAGGAGCGGATGTTTTAGTTAAATGTTGTTTCAGGCAAGACTCTGGCGTTTGGTGTACCTGGTATTATGCATGTCTTAAAGAAGAGGAAGGGCAAGATGCCGAAGGGTCGGAGTCCTCTTTGCCTAGTTCTATCACCTACGAGGGAATTAGCTCAACAAGTACGTGCTTGCGAAATTGAAGTCACTTGGATTGAATATTGTACTGATAGTTTGTATCTAACCTTCTATGTCAAACATCTATACGAAATTTTGACTTTTGGATCTATGAGACATAAAACGGTTTAATTAGACATAATAATTAGacataaaattgaaatatatatctaatagatcatttaatttgtaacaatattcaatttttcatggaCCCGTTAGGCTCAAAGTTGAAACTTCAAAGAACTATTAGATACAAAAGTGTTAGTTTAAGGACCTATTCCACACTCTTGTAAGTTCAGGTACTTGCAAGACACAAACCTCAAATTAAGgactaaacttgtaatttaaattatatttttgtttagttgGGCATAATTGTGTTCTTGTTGCAATGCTATTATTGTCTTACGTTGAACTTGTTTTACCATTCTTTCATTTTACACAATGAAAAGCCTGTTTCTTATGTAAAATCAAATATGTAAAATTATAAATAGTAAATCTTGTTTTACCACTCAGGTTTGTGATTAATTATAGGCTTTATGTGCTATGGCAGATTTCAAGCGTACTGGAAAATGCCGGAAAACCTTGTGGGGTGATGTCTACTTGTTTGTATGGAGGAGTTTCCAAAGGCAGCCAAATATCTTGTCTTAAATCTGGTGTTGTATGATGTTTCTGCTCCCTCTTTGTGATTTGGTGACTCTTTTTATGTTGTAGATATCAACCAATTTGGAATTTATCGTCATTTTCTTTATTGACCCTTTTTCTTGTTCCATATTTTGGATGATAATAAGGTTTCAAGCACTTTATAGTTTACATCACACACACATACTCATACCTCTCTCATGTTTTTTTACTTCCTTTTGGTTAAAACAAGTCTATGTTTCCCCTTTTAGTTATAATAGGTTTACAATTATAACTACACAGTCAATACACAGTCAATACACAGTCTCAGCTGGTCTTTCGATAAAGAATGTAAAAATAATGTCAGAAAGCTTCTTATTGTGTCGCTTCTGGAAAAATCAATATCCTTGTTATGGAGTAATGCAGTAAAGGCAATCTTGGTAGAAATATGGTTCAGCTGGTTTTCCATAATAAATCTTCCTCCTGGAAGGACAGATTCGAATTGGCTCAGCTGAATGCCTCCTCGTGGTGCTTGTGCAGTAAACAATTCAAAGATTTCTCTCTACAAGATATTTTGCTAAATTGGAAGGCTTTCATTCTTTCCCCGTTGACTGAAGCTCTAATTCTGGACTCGGGCTTTAGATGACCCTCACCCTTATGATGGCTGTCTCCTTCCAGTTTTGTGTATCTTTTTGTATTGTTCTCAGATATTTTTCAGATTATTTTGGGTTGTAGTGGCTATGTTTAAGCTTGATTGATCGTATGTTTGCTTGGTTTGTATTGGCTGCGTTTAGCCTTTTTATCTTTAATTACTTAGGTTGGTCTCCTTTTGTTTGGATATGATGAGGGTGCTATGGGGTGTCACCTAGTTAAGATGCCTGGGTGCACCTGCTGATCCTTCTCATTCTATTGTCATAGCATTTGTTCATTCTATAACCCTCTTGTTCTATGAACTATTGCTCCTATTTTTATTAATGCATGAGTttgtttccttttaaaaaaaaaaaattataactaCACGCTCCCACCTGACAACCACACGTTATGTTCTTACACTCAGGACATTGTAATTGGAACTCCTGGACGTTTAAAGGATTTGATGGAAATGGAGGTCTGCAGACTCGGAGAAGTATCCTTTGTGGTATATGACCAATCTTTGGTACCATTCATATGAGAACTTGTATCTTCTTAATCTTAGCTGATGTCACTTTGAGTTAAATCTAATGATGTTTATTCCTTTTCGAGTTCTTTTGTtgctttattttccattttgtgCATTTATGTAGGTTTATTTAGAAAAGAATACCCTACAGCATGGAATAACATCTTTATTATTTAGTTGTGTCATTAAAGATTGAGTATTAAGGCACGGGGTAGGATTGCTAGTTGGACATGGTTCATTTATATGGGAATATGTGAACTATAAGATCTTGTACCACATAGACTTAAACTTAATTAGATCAATTGATCCAACACAGCAAGTTCCTCAGAGGAGTTTGGTTGAATGTTAGGATTAATGCCttgttttggtttttggttTCTAATGAGTTTTTTCACCCTCTAGTTTATTTTGGATAGGATCCCCATTTTTGTGTTGGTTACGACTCTTCTTTTGCCGTGCTCTCTTTTTTAGACACTTTTTGCTCGTCTTTTTACTCTTCATCGAGAGGTCAGTTTATTATCACCTTTTCTTCCTCAAAATGGGGGAAAAACTTTTCTAGAAATATTAATAAGAAGAGCTACCTAAATTCCAGACCCCGTGTTGCAAAAAAGCCACTGGAGTTTATTATGTCTTGGGTATgactatttaaaaataaataattgaaggGTGCAATGCGCTGCTAAGGAAATAATTTAACAGCTATATGAACAGTGTGCATGTTATCTGTAGTTAAAAGTTTTGTTGATTATTTTAGAAATGGCTCTGAAAGAGTAGTGATTGGCGGTGATAGATTTTGCTAGGTCCAACATATTATCTTTGTTGTTGGTTATATGGcgattttttttatcatttttgttCTGTAATCCTACTAATAAGACAACTTAAACTCTTTTAGGTCCTTGATGAGGCAGATCGAATGTTGGACATGGGATTTGAACCAGAAGTGCGCTCTATATTAAGCCAAACTTGTACAGGTTGACATATTTGTCTTCATTTTCACTTTTTGTTACTTTACTTTATCATTCTCCAACAGTTCGAAATGACTGATATCTTGAGTCTATTTCTACGAGACTAGATTGTCGTGTTGTGCACTCTTATTAAGCTTTAGTTTCTTTGCAGAACGCCAGATGGTTATGTTTAGTGCTACATGGCCTCTACAAGTTAATCAATTGGCCCAAGAATTCATGGATCCTGACCCAGTAAAGGTGTGAACACTTTgcaaataattgaaatttttgttCTTCAACTTTTAAAGAAGGTAGTATTTTATGACAGGTGGTTGTAGGTTCAGAGGATTTGGCTGCCAACCATGATGTCATGCAAATAGTTGAGGTATCTTTTTCTTATCCAGATTGAGCTTTTGCATCTAATTTAAGCAAGATAGAGTTAACCATCATCAATCGTTTACATGAATAGGTCTTGGATGATCGATTACGTGATGATCGTTTAGGGGCTCTGCTTGAAAAATACCATAAATCCCAAAGGTAAGCACTTTTTTAAAAATCTGAAACTAttctaattattaatttgttCATCTATTATATAGGTTTGTGTTACAATTATTTTTCAAACCCAATCCTAAACTATTTAAAGCATTCTGAAGAGGGGAGATATTATATTGTTGAACCCCAAATCATTTAATTCAATGTGAGCCTCATATGATTAGATATTAGGAGATATTATATTGTTGAACCCCAAATCATTTAATTCAATGTGAGCCTCATATGATTAGGTATTAATacttttaatatactttttttgtgCATTGGTGAATAATGGTCTGTCAGCAacgaattatttttttttcaggaACAGAGTATTAGTTTTTGTCTTGTACAAGAATGAGGCTGCTCGGGTTGAAAGAATGCTTCAGAGAAGGTAAAATTACATCGCAATATGTTGGGGTTAACGATTTTTGCTCTTGATGCATGACATAATTTTTAATTCTTATCGAAcaatctctctctttctcacTCTCATTCTGCCTTTAATTATGCTCTAGGGGTTGGAAGGCAGTTTCTATACACGGTGACAAAGCACAAACTGAACGCACAAAAGCATTGTCATTATTTAAAAGTGGTAGCTATCCGTTAATGGTATGCGTTTGCAAATAGTTGTTCCTTCGACTGTTTAATGTTTATGACTAGTTTTTGTTGGGCATTTGGCTTGAGATGAATCGGATGATCTGTAAACATGTTGAGAAATCTAATAAAGAGGTTTGGGAGTTGGTGAAGTTTAATGCTATTGTTTGGCATTGGTCACTAGACTATAGATTATTTGGTAATTATGACTTGTTTTGTTGGTTCGGATTGAAGTCTCTTTTGTACCTTCGTTGTTGTTTTGACATGATCCGTCGTAGTGAGTATACTAATATCTTGCAACACCAAGTTTAGATataatttttacttttattagTCAAAGGTAAAAAAAATAGCTTTTACTTTTAGTAGTCAATTGTGGGTTAAATCATTTTTACTTTTAGTATTCAATCGTCAGTTGCTAACATGTAGATTTTGTCGTAATTATAGATAGCTACTGATGTAGCAGCTCGAGGTTTGGATATTCCAGATGTAGAAGTAGTAATTAACTATAGTTTTCCTCTTACAACGGAAGATTATGTCCATAGAATTGGAAGGACTGGACGGGCGGGTAAGAAGGGTGTTGCTCATACATTCTTCATGCAGCAAAACAAGGTTATCTtggttatatttatatattttacaccTCTTTCTTAAATAAAATGTAATAGTTTGGcctatttaattaatttatttaccCTTTGTTCCAATTCTTATAGGGACTTGCTGGGGAGCTGGTAAATGTTCTTCGAGAAGCTAAGCAAGTTGTACCTGATGCGCTTTTGAAATTTGGTACTCATGTGAAGAAAAAGGtaattcctttcttttttttttttttggtctgTAATCTGTaatcaaagtttttttttcctaatctGTAATCGAAGTTTTTTTC encodes:
- the LOC103502795 gene encoding DEAD-box ATP-dependent RNA helicase 5; translation: MVGKLKEDSTISEQLAQKPFEKPDSKAEKKKKKKKRDRDSVCLEENEVSPKTKLQEGTDSELHKKKKKHKKSKDVSLDIKTSDEKEEAKVDENSTDGSVVVTGKDVKEAKFVPLKSFVEAGLPDEVLECCRTFKSPSPIQSHAWPFLLHGRDFIGIAATGSGKTLAFGVPGIMHVLKKRKGKMPKGRSPLCLVLSPTRELAQQISSVLENAGKPCGVMSTCLYGGVSKGSQISCLKSGVDIVIGTPGRLKDLMEMEVCRLGEVSFVVLDEADRMLDMGFEPEVRSILSQTCTERQMVMFSATWPLQVNQLAQEFMDPDPVKVVVGSEDLAANHDVMQIVEVLDDRLRDDRLGALLEKYHKSQRNRVLVFVLYKNEAARVERMLQRRGWKAVSIHGDKAQTERTKALSLFKSGSYPLMIATDVAARGLDIPDVEVVINYSFPLTTEDYVHRIGRTGRAGKKGVAHTFFMQQNKGLAGELVNVLREAKQVVPDALLKFGTHVKKKESKLYGAHFKEITADAPKSKKITFNDSDDE